In Candidatus Contubernalis alkalaceticus, the genomic window GAATTTACGTTTTTAGAACAAATCAAGGAAGTATTTAAAGGAAATATTTCATTGGCTAACGAATAAGTATTAAAATTTAAAAAAAAACTTGAATTTAATGTAACTCAGGAGCAGGCCCTTTTGGGATTTATATTTGGCAGAACATTGAAACGTATGTTTCGGTGCAGCTGCAAAAATTTATTAAGGTGGGATAATTTTTATGTTAATCAGTGTTCCAGAAATGATGAGCAAAGCGGCCACGGGAATTGGCAGCCTTCCAGATATAGGAGAGGAAAGGGCGCTCAGCCTGATTCAGGAGAGTTTTCCCCTTTGTCCCCACTGGCCGCAGTTCCCTACAAAAGCAGAAGAATATTTTGACCTGCAGGTTCTCTATCTGCTGAAAGGTTTGGAGATAATTAAAAAAGAAGAGGGCAAAAACCCCAGGTTTTTGGATCAGGGAGTAGATTTTTTAGATAGAGCTGCGCTGTTTTATGAATTGTACTTGAGTAATGTAGACAGCCAGAAACTGGATGAGCGTCTGGCGATGCCGGAGAGTTCTGCTGTTGGTTTTTACTACTTTATAAATCAGTTAGAGAAAAAAGGTGTGGGCAGGGCTATATGTTTGAAGGGGCAGGCAGCAGCCCCTTTAACTGTGGGGATGCAGGTGCTGGATGCAGAAGGAGCCTCTTCATTTTTTAATGAACAGTTAAGGGATATTGTGGTAAAAGCTTTGGAGCTGCATGTAATTTGGCAGGTTCGAGAGTTAAAAAAGCTGGGGTTACCAGTAATTATCTTCCTGGATGAAGGAATGATGCAGGCCTATGGAAATAAACAATTTTTAAGCCTCAGGGGAGATTGGATTATAGATTCCTTTCGCAGCATAATAGATGCCATTAAAAGAGAAGGAGCAGCAGCAGGAATTCATGCTTGCTGTATAGCAGATTGGTCAGTGCTTCTTGCCAGTGAACCTGATATAATAAACTTAGATGCTTATAACTATTTTACATCTCTTTTGACCGTAAGAGATGAGTTAAATGAATTTTTAAAAAAAGGAGGTTATATCGCCTGGGGTATTGTGCCGGTAAATGATATCCTTTATCAAGAAACAGCAGACTCGCTGCTTAAACGTCTCAATGAAATCTTAAAAAAACTGATTAACAGGGGAGTAGAGGAGAGCTTATTATATAAACAGATGATCATTACTCCTTGTTGTGGGACAGGCCTTTATTTACGGGAAAACGCAGAGAGGGCTTACAGCCTTACGGCGGAGATCTCTGGGCGGATGAAGTGAACTGGTTTCAGCAAGCCGAGACATCGGGGAATCAGGTGCAGACTCTACTCCACCAGATTTTAAGCCCAACCTACCCTAACCCTTAGAGGTGGGGCCTTATACCCTAAAAATCAGATATAGTAACAATGGAAGAGACTTATCCCTATGATAGGAATCTATGCTTTGTAAATAGATCTGTAAACTAAAACGGCAATTGTCTGAGGAGTGGTCTAAAGTTGGAATGGTTTGTTATAGTGAATCCCGCAGCAGGTAAAGGAAAAGTAAAAAAATTATGGCCTGATATAGAAAGTTATCTGAAGAAGCAAAAAATATGTTTCACTTATGAATTTACTCGGGGGTTGAATCATGCCAGGGAACTGGCCTGCCGGGCTATGGCAAAAAAGATTAAAAAAATTATTGTAGTGGGTGGGGATGGAACAATATTTGAAGTGATTAACGGAATTGATCCAGGAAAGGTTACCCTGGGGATTATTCCCATGGGTACAGGCAATGATTTTGCCCGCACGGCAGGCATACCTCAGGACTGGAAAAAAGCCTGTCGGGTGTTGGCTAATGGTAATGAGATGCCGGTGGACCTGGGTAGAATTAACGAATACTATTTTATTAATCTTTCGGGAACCGGCCTGGATGCCATGACTGTATGTGATGCCAATCGTTTAAAAAAATATTTAGGAAAAATATCTTATGTTGTGGGTCTTTTAAAGCAGTTAATTTGTTTTAAACCCATACATATTGAAGTGCTGGGCAGGGATCTGTGCTATTCTGCCCGGGCCTGGATGGTTTCTGTAGCCAATGGGAAGTATTATGGTAACGGAATGATGGTGGCCCCCCGGGCACTTTTAGATGATGGATTGTTGGATATTATTATTGTAGAAGAACTACCCCGGTTGGAGTTTTTGAAGGTTTTTCCCCAGGTTTATAAAGGAACTCATCTGGATCACCCCAAGGTAAGGTTTTTTCGGGAAAGAGAATTGGAAATAAAAACACAGCGTCCGCTGCCGGTCCACTGTGATGGAGAAATCCTTAATCTTACTTCCCTTAAATATTCTGTGGTCCCCGGGAAACTTACAATTAAAGTTCCCGGCACAGCTGAAACCCTGGTTTTAGCTGGTTAAAGCATTACATAATGATAAAAGGAGATAAAATGAGCCTGTATCTTCCCTCTTATGAAAAAAGCGA contains:
- a CDS encoding uroporphyrinogen decarboxylase/cobalamine-independent methonine synthase family protein; its protein translation is MLISVPEMMSKAATGIGSLPDIGEERALSLIQESFPLCPHWPQFPTKAEEYFDLQVLYLLKGLEIIKKEEGKNPRFLDQGVDFLDRAALFYELYLSNVDSQKLDERLAMPESSAVGFYYFINQLEKKGVGRAICLKGQAAAPLTVGMQVLDAEGASSFFNEQLRDIVVKALELHVIWQVRELKKLGLPVIIFLDEGMMQAYGNKQFLSLRGDWIIDSFRSIIDAIKREGAAAGIHACCIADWSVLLASEPDIINLDAYNYFTSLLTVRDELNEFLKKGGYIAWGIVPVNDILYQETADSLLKRLNEILKKLINRGVEESLLYKQMIITPCCGTGLYLRENAERAYSLTAEISGRMK
- a CDS encoding diacylglycerol/lipid kinase family protein; translated protein: MEWFVIVNPAAGKGKVKKLWPDIESYLKKQKICFTYEFTRGLNHARELACRAMAKKIKKIIVVGGDGTIFEVINGIDPGKVTLGIIPMGTGNDFARTAGIPQDWKKACRVLANGNEMPVDLGRINEYYFINLSGTGLDAMTVCDANRLKKYLGKISYVVGLLKQLICFKPIHIEVLGRDLCYSARAWMVSVANGKYYGNGMMVAPRALLDDGLLDIIIVEELPRLEFLKVFPQVYKGTHLDHPKVRFFRERELEIKTQRPLPVHCDGEILNLTSLKYSVVPGKLTIKVPGTAETLVLAG